A single region of the Mercenaria mercenaria strain notata chromosome 6, MADL_Memer_1, whole genome shotgun sequence genome encodes:
- the LOC123549152 gene encoding NFX1-type zinc finger-containing protein 1-like yields MATNEETDLGSDDKQYPLMIIHENVDRPVEQREPASYRGLANQRGRSRGFPVPADQDESIVRVNSGLGRGRGRVRERGSYRERPRGSRYQSSDRRYEEFDKSIGHRGNASRHRGRFQTTCNASMRERKHDKVLYDRRAHFWERQGGNRTNDSATNEVNTSVHKITPTRVKKLSESNLITLSKSKEEPDELLLKVDKLSTGFIDILRKPLDPHLVYYVVRILSIIVHSTQTAHLRDIMREVESHMLNNLSVLLHDLSMKDQNLSNLWEVQSNTEKFLLNIIEILKVILTIISPSLGKCSALLSAARKVKEELNLDSIEAALEDVETLLKTVKTNKELKEKKQVDVRSSTKTQTEPPNSFREIPVFPELKDLQLDEKPFLRANKVQGKYDNLETYLDIQYRLLREDYMQPLRKGISEYRECMKSGGSVRKIKELKLYQSVKIMYPVCSRQGINYVLQFDVSNLRHCNWTRRLIHGSLLCLSNDNFDTVWYATVTDRDELQLKDGNLTVHFENANELSDSQRNAEFVMAETSAFFEAYRFILEGLQEIEDHIPFERYLVNCETSVKPPRYLLGDGGPYFDFTNLLHEKLDTPTFPVLNTRQWPKPAELGLDQSQYTALQRAITKELAIIQGPPGTGKTFVGLKIAQLLLDNQAVWKGKRCAPILIVCYTNHALDQFLQGLIEIGKTNIIRIGGRCKNESVEPYVLRNVKHRRIEHGQMHHHLNENERECKADLKDCEQEIEKINSRIKKSETRILQYEAVKSFMTEEQQDAFESSHTEDELQNCLTKWLNVYESQQTEIGLSHEERIKKIWQEYILKQVEPMTDTERQYVDDIFSLELLQRAALYKAWILEFESNVRRLIETDQVQQDPKINDELIDILSQAEISILKLDQLNTYVSRSNTKKQLKKLLKMKLKHEGNCLSQWLCVTTSKKSISKIKKVLEDNVYRYGDSSAAYKNFITDGDDMEEERELDEEDPYLLDASNLKMKIKKAEANRSHEKQDGEWIQIWNEKTRSHLIRTMLRKSTVLTAQKAEKMTHLWGLPLQMRRNLYAYWVESYRTYWKEKVQQYEMKFNEATKKLQEVRDMETIETLRDSDIMGMTTTGAAKYRNILQRICPQIIIVEEAAEVLESHIVTTLNKSCQHLILIGDHKQLRPSTTVYALAKKFNMDISLFERMVRNGIPCVTLNEQHRMRPDISMLLTHENLYPGLRNHPSVYDYDNVKGVDINVQFITHEEEETSLFESTTYTNPHEAKFVAKLCRYLLNQGYRRDEISVITPYMGQVLLIRNEMPKSDFEGVRITAVDNFQGEENEIILLSLVRSRSIENIPQKRNPIGFVGIENRICVSLSRAKRGFYVIGNFKLLEECSDMWACMIHKMRQKGLVKEGLELRCQNHRDTVIFAKSAADFRYVPEGGCNLSCNAELSCGHFCPKSCHPTDRDHQTILCMKPCEKIICSEQHQCTKHCYQDCGQCETLVEKEIPMCGHKTLMSCHNDPFKWECKQKCDFELPCKHACNRQCSECTKDKHHETSCKFEIVKILECGHEKSMMCHEDPKIVDCEEMCESTLDCKHKCSGRCGKCFGGRIHQGCSASCGKILPCGHQCTFPCSEFCLPCTKPCEFTCSHGTECKRKCYEKCEPCIYDCHFSCDRHKIKCTLGCNELCEVQPCSSVCGKELECNEGHKCRGICREKCFCIECQKEKVRIDQGEVFDKNTVFIQLPNCFCILEAGKFGRHIRKDILERQRGFCKRCPYCNKPITKHIRSFTNVLKETRNKVVKEFERLTGTIQERRIRIATLSKEFKLLERKGLSKKDTDIVLRQLLPYNFGFLHYADTMKGRIRELLEILIFMKGSSASVAVQYVEGVVDPLKLKDMLLRGKRFTTTQFWREVDQELQRLRLWAHFHVLNERTETLGKVPEEIDDIITQVFQLISRREFNQSIKTTLSTIYKRTNALLKEGQLSGFNNVSYRQQIGEIKSLLDETL; encoded by the coding sequence ATGGCAACGAATGAAGAGACTGATCTAGGTTCGGATGATAAACAGTACCCGTTAATGATAATACACGAAAATGTGGATCGACCAGTAGAACAACGGGAACCAGCAAGTTATCGTGGGTTAGCAAATCAACGCGGTAGATCACGAGGATTTCCTGTTCCGGCAGACCAGGATGAATCCATAGTTCGGGTAAACAGCGGATTAGGAAGAGGCAGGGGAAGAGTTCGAGAAAGAGGTTCTTACAGGGAAAGACCACGTGGATCGAGATATCAGAGTTCAGACAGAAGGTATGAGGAGTTTGATAAAAGTATTGGTCATAGAGGTAATGCGAGTAGGCATCGAGGTCGTTTTCAAACTACGTGTAATGCATCTATGAGAGAAAGGAAGCATGATAAAGTTTTATATGATAGAAGAGCACATTTTTGGGAACGTCAAGGAGGTAATAGAACTAACGACAGTGCCACAAATGAGGTAAATACTTCAGTACACAAAATAACACCTACAAGAGTAAAAAAACTGTCAGAATCAAATTTGATAACCCTATCAAAATCTAAAGAAGAACCAGACGAACTTTTACTAAAAGTAGATAAACTTTCAACAGGCTTTATCGATATTCTTAGAAAACCACTCGACCCACATTTAGTTTATTATGTAGTACGAATTTTGAGTATCATCGTTCATTCCACACAGACAGCTCATTTAAGAGATATCATGAGAGAAGTTGAATCACATATGTTAAACAACCTTTCAGTTCTGCTTCATGATTTAAGCATGAAGgatcaaaatctgtcaaatttatgggAAGTTCAAAGTAACACAGAAAAGTTTCTTTTGAAtattatagaaattttaaaagtcattctCACAATCATTAGTCCATCGCTAGGTAAGTGTTCAGCTTTACTTAGTGCAGCTAGGAAAGTTAAAGAAGAGCTTAATTTAGATAGTATAGAAGCTGCACTTGAAGACGTTGAAACCcttttaaaaacagttaaaacaaacaaagaattaaaagaaaagaaacaagttGATGTACGTTCTAGCACAAAGACACAGACAGAGCCTCCAAATTCTTTTCGTGAAATACCTGTATTCCCAGAGCTTAAAGATCTTCAATTAGATGAAAAACCATTTCTTAGGGCAAATAAAGTTCAAGGCAAGTATGACAACCTTGAAACTTACCTGGACATACAGTACCGCCTGCTACGCGAAGACTACATGCAACCTTTGCGTAAAGGCATTTCTGAATACCGTGAATGTATGAAGTCGGGTGGGTCGGTCAGAAAAATTAAAGAGCTGAAACTGTATCAGTCTGTCAAAATTATGTATCCAGTCTGTTCTCGACAAGGAATTAACTATGTTTTACAGTTTGACGTATCAAATCTCAGGCATTGCAACTGGACAAGAAGACTGATACATGGCTCTCTTCTTTGTTTGTCTAACGACAATTTTGATACTGTTTGGTATGCGACAGTCACAGACAGGGACGAATTGCAGTTGAAAGACGGAAACCTTACAGTTCACTTTGAAAATGCTAATGAACTTTCCGATAGTCAGAGAAATGCAGAGTTTGTTATGGCTGAAACTTCTGCTTTCTTTGAAGCGTATAGATTTATTCTCGAGGGACTTCAGGAAATTGAAGATCACATAccttttgaaagatatttagTTAACTGTGAAACGTCGGTCAAGCCTCCAAGATACCTGCTAGGTGATGGAGGACCGTATTTTGACTTTACAAACTTACTGCACGAAAAGCTTGATACGCCTACATTCCCAGTTTTGAACACGCGACAGTGGCCAAAACCTGCCGAACTTGGCTTAGATCAATCACAGTACACAGCCCTGCAAAGAGCGATAACAAAAGAGCTTGCAATAATTCAAGGTCCACCTGGTACTGGAAAAACATTCGTCGGCTTGAAAATAGCTCAGCTGTTGTTGGATAACCAAGCTGTCTGGAAAGGAAAAAGATGTGCCCCAATTCTAATTGTTTGTTACACAAATCATGCTCTTGACCAGTTTTTACAGGGTCTGATAGAAATtggaaaaacaaacattattcgCATCGGCGGCAGGTGTAAGAACGAATCAGTTGAACCGTATGTTCTGCGCAATGTCAAACACAGACGAATAGAGCACGGACAGATGCATCACCATTTAAACGAAAATGAGAGAGAATGTAAAGCAGATCTGAAAGACTGCGAACAAGAAATAGAGAAAATCAACAGTAGAATAAAGAAATCTGAAACAAGGATTCTTCAGTACGAAGCTGTTAAGTCTTTTATGACTGAAGAGCAGCAGGATGCATTTGAATCGTCGCATACGGAAgatgagttacaaaattgtttgaCAAAATGGCTTAATGTTTATGAATCACAGCAAACAGAAATTGGTTTGTCGCACGAAGAGCGAATAAAAAAGATTTGGCAAGAATACATTTTGAAACAAGTTGAACCTATGACAGACACAGAAAGGCAGTATGTTGACGATATTTTTTCACTTGAACTTTTGCAAAGAGCTGCATTATACAAAGCATGGATTTTAGAATTTGAATCAAATGTTCGCAGACTTATTGAAACTGACCAGGTACAACAAGATCCAAAGATAAATGATGAATTGATAGATATCCTTTCTCAAGCAGAAATCTCCATTTTGAAATTAGATCAGCTTAATACTTATGTAAGCCGATCGAACACAAAAAAGCAactaaagaaattgttgaaaatgaaactCAAACATGAAGGTAATTGTTTATCCCAATGGCTGTGTGTGACTActtcaaagaaatcaatttcaaaaattaaaaaggttCTTGAGGACAATGTTTACCGCTATGGCGACAGTTCGGCTGCATACAAGAACTTTATAACTGATGGGGACGATATGGAGGAAGAACGGGAACTTGATGAGGAAGATCCATACCTCTTAGACGCATcaaatctgaaaatgaaaataaagaaagcagAGGCCAACCGCTCTCATGAAAAGCAGGATGGAGAGTGGATTCAGATTTGGAATGAGAAAACACGTTCTCATTTGATTAGAACAATGTTGAGAAAATCAACAGTTCTAACTGCACAAAAAGCGGAGAAAATGACTCATCTGTGGGGATTACCTCTTCAAATGCGCAGAAATTTGTATGCTTACTGGGTCGAAAGTTACCGCACATATTGGAAAGAGAAGGTTCAACAGTACGAAATGAAGTTTAATGAAGCAACAAAAAAGCTTCAAGAGGTAAGGGATATGGAAACAATTGAAACTTTAAGAGATTCTGATATAATGGGGATGACAACCACTGGCGCAGCTAAATACAGAAATATACTTCAACGTATTTGTCCACAAATAATTATTGTTGAAGAAGCCGCTGAGGTATTAGAGTCACACATAGTTACTACACTAAACAAATCCTGCCAACATCTAATACTGATTGGGGATCACAAACAACTCCGACCATCAACAACAGTATATGCTTTGGCCAAGAAGTTTAATATGGATATTTCATTATTCGAAAGAATGGTACGCAACGGCATTCCTTGTGTTACACTAAATGAACAGCATAGAATGCGTCCCGATATATCTATGTTATTGACCCATGAAAACCTATATCCTGGACTTCGTAATCATCCTAGTGTTTATGACTATGATAATGTGAAAGGCGTAGATATAAACGTTCAGTTTATAACCCACGAAGAAGAAGAAACAAGTTTATTCGAATCGACTACCTATACAAATCCGCATGAAGCGAAATTCGTTGCCAAGCTTTGTAGGTATTTGCTCAATCAAGGATATCGTCGTGATGAAATTTCAGTTATAACACCCTATATGGGACAAGTCCTGCTAATTCGAAATGAAATGCCAAAGTCAGACTTTGAAGGGGTTCGCATTACAGCAGTCGACAATTTCCAGGGCGAAGAAAATGAAATCATCTTGCTGTCTTTAGTAAGGAGCAGATCCATCGAAAATATTCCACAAAAGAGAAACCCTATTGGATTCGTTGGAATAGAAAATAGGATATGTGTTTCCTTATCGAGGGCGAAAAGGGGATTTTATGTTATTGGAAACTTCAAACTCCTTGAGGAATGTAGTGATATGTGGGCCTGTATGATTCACAAAATGAGACAGAAAGGATTGGTAAAAGAAGGTCTTGAACTCAGATGTCAAAACCACCGAGATACTGTGATTTTCGCAAAATCCGCTGCAGATTTTAGATATGTGCCAGAAGGTGGATGCAACCTTTCATGTAATGCAGAGTTATCATGTGGTCACTTCTGTCCAAAAAGTTGTCACCCAACGGACAGAGATCACCAGACCATCCTCTGCATGAAACCATGCGAAAAGATAATTTGTAGTGAACAACACCAGTGTACGAAGCATTGTTACCAAGACTGTGGTCAATGTGAAACACTTGTGGAGAAAGAGATCCCAATGTGTGGTCATAAAACATTAATGTCCTGTCATAATGATCCATTTAAATGGGAGTGCAAACAGAAATGTGACTTTGAGTTGCCTTGTAAGCATGCCTGCAATAGACAATGCTCAGAATGCACCAAAGATAAACATCATGAAACATCATGCAAgtttgaaatagtcaaaattttgGAATGCGGACATGAAAAATCGATGATGTGTCACGAGGATCCCAAAATAGTTGACTGTGAAGAGATGTGTGAGAGTACGCTTGATTGCAAGCACAAATGTTCAGGGCGGTGCGGGAAGTGTTTTGGTGGAAGAATTCATCAAGGCTGCAGCGCATCATGCGGAAAGATTTTACCATGTGGTCATCAATGTACATTTCCTTGCAGTGAGTTTTGTCTGCCATGTACAAAACCGTGCGAGTTCACCTGCTCTCATGGTACCGAATGTAAACGAAAATGTTACGAAAAATGCGAGCCTTGTATTTATGACTGCCACTTTAGTTGTGacagacacaaaataaaatgtaccTTGGGATGCAATGAGTTATGTGAAGTTCAGCCTTGTTCTTCTGTTTGCGGAAAGGAACTAGAATGCAATGAAGGCCACAAATGTAGAGGAATATGCAGGGAGAAATGTTTTTGTATCGAGTGTCAAAAAGAAAAAGTTAGAATCGATCAAGGAGAAGtgtttgataaaaatacagtttttatacaGCTCCCAAACTGTTTCTGTATCTTGGAAGCAGGAAAATTTGGTCGTCATATTAGAAAGGACATATTGGAAAGACAAAGGGGCTTTTGCAAACGATGTCCCTATTGCAACAAGCCAATTACCAAGCACATCAGATcatttacaaatgttttgaaGGAAACTAGAAACAAAGTTGTGAAAGAATTTGAAAGACTAACAGGAACAATACAGGAACGTCGAATTAGAATAGCGACTCTTTCGAAAGAATTCAAACTGCTTGAGAGGAAAGGCCTTTCTAAAAAAGATACTGATATTGTTTTAAGACAACTTTTGCCGTATAATTTTGGGTTTTTGCATTATGCCGATACTATGAAAGGCAGAATAAGAGAGTTGTTAGAAATCTTAATTTTCATGAAAGGTTCATCTGCATCAGTTGCAGTTCAGTATGTTGAAGGGGTTGTTGATCCATTGAAGCTAAAAGATATGTTACTGAGAGGTAAACGTTTTACAACTACGCAGTTCTGGCGAGAAGTTGACCAAGAACTACAAAGACTGCGCCTATGGGCTCATTTCCACGTTCTTAATGAAAGAACAGAAACTCTGGGAAAGGTACCAGAAGAAATAGATGATATAATAACACAAGTTTTTCAGCTTATCTCAAGGAGAGAGTTCAACCAATCCATAAAAACGACGTTATCGACCATTTACAAACGAACAAATGCCTTACTGAAGGAAGGACAGCTTAGCGGCTTTAACAATGTGAGCTATAGGCAGCAGATAGGAGAAATTAAATCACTGTTGGACGAAACACTATAA